The genomic region ACCCTTGTTCCATGGACTGGTTGACTGCACTATGGACTGTCGATTTAGTATGGACAGCGTTCCACATAATCACCAGAGATACTCTAACCTATTTTATTAATCTGTACCTGTAGGGAGGGCCTGGATTTTGTTCATTTTTTTTCTTAAGTGCCTTTTTTTCTGTGAATAACCCATGTAGGGCGTGAAAATGTCAACAAGCTCTTTGAAAGAACCCAATGTTTCTCAATCAAAAGACGTGGAGAATGGAAATGACAATTCTGTGAAATCCTGCATTAGCAAGCCTGTGTTGAATGGCAACAAATGTGCCAACAAGGAACAAAATGTTCCGTCTTGTTGCCCTGGCGCTGTGACAAATGGAAACGAGGCTGGAAATGCAGACGTGGAGTACATTGATTCTGAGAATCTAGTGGATCTACCAGATGTTGATGCAGCTCTATGTGTATGGCACCTGTTTGCATATTTGTGATATTTTATTGGACAGATTGGTTTCTCTTTGTTTTTAGTTCTAGTCAAAGCTAAGTTTTATTGTTTCTACTTTTTCAACAGACCTTAGTTAAAAGGTTGGATTCAAAGGACTGGGTTATGACATGTGAAGCTCTCAACAATGTTCGTCAGTTGGCGATGTATCACAAGGAAAGATTGCAGGAGCTGCTGTAAGTTGTTTCCATCATATTATATGCACAAGAAATGTGTTTCCCCGTTGGAAAATTCTTCACATATCTTTTGGAACCACTTATCCATGCCAATGACAGAGAATATCATATCTCCTTTGCTAATTGTTTAGCACGAACTGTTTGAATGCAGGGAGCCTCTAGTTCCTCTTATCGTGAAATCTGTGAAGAACCCAAGAAGTGCTGTATGCAAAACAGCACTGATGACTTGTGCTGACATCTTTAAGGTCTATGGTGACCTACTGGTTGAGTCTATTGATCCACTGGTGAGTATCGCTATTCATTTAAAATTTCTTGTATTAGCTAAAAGGTCTTTGAAAACATCTTTCTGTCAACTGCTGCATTCACAGCTAGTGCAGCTGTTTCTAAAGGCTTCACAAGATAAGCGTTTTGTCTGTGAAGCTGCTGAGGCAGCTCTTACATCGATGACAAGTTGGATCTCCCCATTACTACTGTTACCAAGAATGCAGCCCTACCTCAAGAACAGGAATCCGCGGGTTCGAGCAAAAGCATCAGTGTGTTTGAGCAAGAGTGTACCTTGCTTAGTAAGTGAACTTTCTTGCCTGAAAATTTTATACAGCTGCAGCTTCTGTAACCCAATTCTTATTGTAAAAGGAACTTAAGATAGGAATGGATAAGCTGAACCTAGTTGACATGGTATTCCAGATATTTTAAGTTTATTTTCAGATCCTTCGTTCTATGTTCTAAACATTGAACAGCCTGTGTCAAAAAGCTGAACCTAGTTGGCATGTTATTCATTTGATGGTTGAGAATATTAAGACAGATGTGCTTTTAGCTGTAGGCTGTATGTTATTCATGTTTGAACTCATACTTTGATGGCATCTTCAATAGAGCAACAGTGAGATTGGATACATCAATTTGTGCACTATAGAGCTACATCTACATGCACCAACCAGTATTTGTTGCCTAGCATTTGAGGGATGCATTGTTATTCTTATTGTTTAACAACAATGGTATTCTCTTTTTGTCCAGGATGTGCAGGGAATCAGAGAATATGGAATGGATAAGCTCGTCCAGATTGCAGCAACCCAACTCAGTGACCAGCTTCCTGAATCAAGAGAGGCTGCTCGCAACCTGGCACTGGAACTACAGGTATTATATGAGAAGTCTCAGGCCTCCACCTCTGACGAAAATGAGGGTGAACCTTCTGTCTCACAAGATGCTGAGTCATGGGAGGCTTTCTGTCAGTCCAAGCTTTCTGCCTTAAGCGCCCAAGCCATCCTTCGCGTGACCTCTACTACTCCAAAAGAGGGTGTCGCCTCTACTTCAAATGCTACAAAAGAGGGTGTCACGGCGGCCCCAAAAGAAGGTTTGGATGTGGATTGCTAGCATGAGGCACACAAGCCCACAATGAGTTTGTAGATGCGATCAGAGCGCGATTGTCCACCCCCTTCGGTTTTTTTGATGTACATGCTTATGGCTGGTCCTTGGTTACATCCAGTTGGGAATCGGTTGATTATTGGTTCGGGAATTCAGGTGTGACCGCGGTGTTAATATTGGTTGGGACATATATCTGCTATAGTTGATTGTATAATCATTTTGTTCCACTACTTGGTATTTGTTTCGCCAGGTGAACGTAGAATTTGACCCACGGTCAGTGTTATATACAGTCCTCTTTCTGCCACATCGGGTGCAGGTTATGTTATTTTTGAAGGAGATGTCATTGGCATTCGTGCGCCACCCTTATGTTGTACTCTCTCTCCGTTTTAAATCATAAGTCGTTTTGACTTTTTTTTAAGTATATAGCTTTTGTTATGCATCTAGATATAAGTTGTCTATAAAAGGCCTATAACTTTGGAGGGAGTAGAACTTTATGGTGTTCATTCTGGTATTTACAGCATGTCTCTGCTTTCGTTGTGGTATCGAAATGGCAAACCACCAGTCTTGTGTCGTCGCCAACATGTTATATTCCGTTGCAGGACACTGACAGTATGACCTTGGCATCATGCCGGTGCTTGTTGGTGGTTGACGGCTTGACTTGACATGGTTCTTACCCGTGTATATGGCATGAGCATTTTGCTGCCTGAAGTTTCGTGGATTTTGATGCCGGTCGGTGCTTAGCCGAAGGTTTGCTTAGAAGCAAGGGAGGCAAAATCTCCTTGTTATTTAAAATTAAATAGCAAGAGGTTTTTTAGCCTCTCCATTTCCCTTACTCCCAATTCCCAAACAAAACAAGCCCTAAAAGCAATACTGCTTCCGGCAAACTCGTTTGTTTAACAGAGCGGGGATATACAGGTCAAGAACAGTTTGATTTGCTTCACTGGACACGTTATGTGTCTACACCCGCCAATCGGATCATTTGAGGTCATCGTGCACAACGAGTATTCAATCGAAATGTTTCCTACCAAGTTTGTACTTATCCGGGCCAAATCTGCAGGAGCCCAGAAATAACGAACTCCCACGCGGATCCAGAGCCCATCCTCTGTATTTTTGCTTGGTCGTTCAGGGCACCAGGCCAGGCCACCAGCACATCGTCCGTCTCGCTCGAGTCTCGACGGTGTTTGACCATTCCCCGGCCATGTAGGCATGTACGCGGAAACGGCGCCACGGGAGGCATGCAAGAAGGGATTACCGGTCGTCCGTTGACTGTGTCGCTGTCGTCAGTACGAGTAAAAAAAAGGCGAAGCTAATACGATCGACGTACGCACGTACGTGTCATTGTGTCAAAGCGGACGGACGGACGACACGCAGTATCTACCTTTGTACATACTATAGAATGTAGCGAATCACCGAGCCCCACGTGCAGCATACTGTAGTGTAGGGTACAGGAGGTACAGGACTACTCTCCTGGCATGTGTGTAGTGTAGACGAGTTCCATCagtaaagccttttcttttttttttcttggaTTTGATCTGCATTGCATGGTCTTGCCACCATAATGCCTTTGCGGCGGTATATCCGCGGAAAGCTGACAAGCGGGCCCGACGGCGTCGTGACCGTGCATGTAGTACCCGGAAGCGGAACACACACCTCTTGCTCCGCCTGGACAGTGGATAACTGGATACCGTACCGGAGACGGCTATCGCCTGAGCTAGCTTTTGGATCTGGGAGGCGCAGAGAACATGCAAGGCACGCGTTACATGCGAGCAGAGCTAACGCTAGATAGATCAGATGTACGTGCGATGCTCCACCCAACAGAAACAGACCTTGCTGCCACAAATCTGTTCGTCTATCCGGAGTTCCGGACTGTGGTGTGTGGTGGTGCCCGGACTGCCACACTACTAGTAACTGGCGGCCTAGCATGACCACCATAACGCGTGATAATCCAAAGATTTTTTTTAATGGGTGTGGTGACGGTGATTGGGTCAGAAAGAGGGCCCGAAAAGTTGCAGGCCCTCTTTCCCTTCGTTCCAGCATGGATAGTAGGCGGCGTTGCCCCGCGCCCAGCGGTGGTGCTGGTGGGCTGGGGTTGTCGACCCCAGCGccggaggagaggagaggagaggagaggaggtgGGGGTCCAAAGAATTTGAACGCGACACGTCCTGGGCTCCTGGCCCAGCCATGCGCCGCCAGTCGACTCCGGACTCCATCTCCCCTCTCGATCCGACCGTCCATTGGGTAGCCCCCCAAGAAAAGCACCACGACCGGATCAAATACCCGCCACGGGCGCCCTTCTTCGCAGGCTTTGCCAGCTGCTGTGCTACCCGCAGTGTACGTAACGTACGTACTACTCGGGAAATGGATCGGGACAGGCACTGGACGATAACGGCGTCGAACATTCAACGGCACACAGTGTCGTCAGGTAATGGAAAAAGCTGATAATGAACTAGTAGCACTAAGCACGCCAACTGTACAAACCACAAATAGACGCAGCAACCTGAGGCGGGGAAACGAACGAGGGGTGAAGAAAAAGCTCCTAGGCTAGGGCATACGACATGAGCCAAGGCGCACCTACCCAGCTCGATGGACTGGACTAGAGCCCCGAGCTGTGAATTCTCGCCACGACGTACGCCAGGTGGTTTGGACTTGGAGCTTGCATTGGGAACTCAGGCAGCGCCGCGCCGGCTAGCTGGTGAATGAATGACCCGGTGTGCTCGTGGTCCGTGGAGCTAGTCGTCCGGCACTCGGTACGCGTCGGCGGTGATCTCGGTCAGCCACAGCCCCGGGAACAGCGACTGCACAAGGGAAAACGAACAGTTTATTATTCTTGCACACAACAATCATGTCCGGTCCGATAGAATATGCATTCGTATTACTACCTAGTGGCAACTGGCAAGCAAGCTTAAACGGAACCGTATCGAGCGGATAAACACACAGAGTCACAGAGACACAGACAGTCGTAAAATAGGAGCCGGATTGAATAATAAACTAGTAATTAATTAACTAGAGCGGTTTGGACCGGGAGGGCAGTTCGGGGAGAAATCGCCTTACATCGACGTGCCGCTGCACGGCGCGCGGCCGCTTCCGgggccgccgccgcggccgggcgcCCGTCAGCGCGTAGAtgtcctcctcgatctcctccgCCGCCAGAGGCACGGAGAAGGGAGCGCGCCTGCGCCGCTTACGCGACGACGGGGGCGGTGCCGGCGGGGACGGCGACGCGGCCCACGACCTGgcggcggcgggccgcctcggcgTGCGCTCCCGCAGGTTCCACGGCCTCGTGGCAGCGTCCGGCTGCGGGGGCGCAGCAGGTGCGGGAGGAGCAGGCGGTGCCCTGAGCTCGGGCTCGCAGTCCGTCCcgggcggcggtggtggcggaCTCGCGGGGGTAGTAGCCTTGGACGGCGGAGGGCGAGGAGCGGGCGGCAGCGCGGCGGTGCCCCTGCTGCTAGGCCGGTGGGGCTCGCGGAGCCGGTCCGCCGCGTCGCGCAGGTGGCCCATGAGCTTGGCCCGGAGCGCCTCGATCCCGCCGTCGTATGGCGTGGCGTCGGCCTTGGCCCCGATGGCTTGGGCCCGGCGGTGGGACGAGGAAGACCGGCGGCGATCGCGGGCGCCGCAGCCACCGCCGGCCGCGGCCTTGGGCGAGGGCATGCGGTGGGCGGCTGGTGAGGCCTGATGCGCCCATGGCTCGGCGAGGTGGTGCGGCGCGGCTGATGGAGGCTTGGCCCGCGGATCTGCCGTGGCCGCCATGGCCGTCAGTCAGCCCGGCTCGCGGAGGCAGCGGGTGGGCTgcgcgcgtcgccgacgacgaggGCGAGCGTCGGGTGTGAGGGGTAGGAGGAGGAGGCGAGAAGGTATTGAGACCACAGGGGATGGGGTCGTCGCTCGGTCCCTCGAGTTTTGTTACGGGTGCCAGGCGGTGGCGTCGCGAGGGCAGCCTGGTAATTGTCCAGCCAGAACTCGCGGCTCGGAGGTTTCGGCCCTAGTATAGAGGACCAACGACTGCCTCAGCCCATGCCCGCGCTGCCTCTTACCCACTGAATCGTGGGTCCTTTCCATAGACCTTCCCCATGTGTCAGCGTGGAGCCACCGGTGCCGCTGGGGCTGGCGACGGGAAAGGGAATTGGGCGGAGGAGGCCAGGCCAGTCTGTTGCGCGGCGCGACCACCAGACCAGACGCCGGCAGGCGGAAGCCGAGTGTGGCACAGTGTCCGTGAGGGCGAGGGGGCTGGGCCCGCGCGGCAGGGAGCATCCATGCACTGGTCCTCCTACCGTACGTGGTTGGACGCGTCGGGTTTCCAACCGGCACCTCGGCTAGACAAAATAATATTAACTCGTTAGTTTGCTCGATTTATAGTTAGATTGATTGAGATCGACTTGGCTTATTTTAATTTTATCACGAGCTAAGTTAGTATATCGGCTCAGTTTACTAACGAATCAGCCCAACATAAACTTAAATATTAGCTCAAATGAGCTATCATTTATCAGCAAAACAAAGCATACATTTGAACTAATAAATGATGAGCTATATTAATTTAGAGTTTAATTTATTTATATGAAATTATGAGCATTATTActcatttatatatatatatatatatatatatatatatatatatatatatatatatatatatatatatatatatatatatatatatatatatatatatatatatgtctgtACTCCATGTTGCCTGCTTAAACATATTCAATATCCACTTCCACTAAATTGATTAACCCTCGCGTGCTTCCACGCCGCTTGCTTTTCTTGCCTCTCGTGTTACCTCAGCTCACCTTGATCGGCAGCGGTTTCCCTCCTTTACTAacattttttgtttttttttggtTTTTCAATCTGGTTGAATGTAAAAAAAAAATATACATATTTATTATTATAAAAACAGTATAGATCAATTATAAAATATTTTTGTACTATTTTACAAAAACTTTTCAACCTTTTTTTAAAAAACTAATCATAAAAATGGTTTTTTTTCAATAAGATAGAAAAAGGGTGGTGAAATAGTATGCCTAACCAGTAACCAATGCTACTTTGCTTGCTACGTGCCCACGTGAACCTAGCGTACTGTACTATAAAAGGATGAAATTGTCGACTACCAAAGGATTTCTCCAGATATTTGCGTAAATCCATGAAACGTTTTGAGTCTGCACGAACAGAGTAAGGAAGGAGGCGACAGATCATGTGTTAATCTAATTTCGTTCCGAAACGGTGGattaagggcatgtttggtttgttACCTCAAttgtcacactttgcctaacttttctgtctaaggttagttatttaatttgaacgactaaccttaggcaaagtgtgacacATTTAGATACAAACCAAACATACCCTAAATATGATACTTACAAAGATAGAATACGAGGCGTGGCGCTGTCGCGTTTGAGATCACAGGATGTTACGACGACCGGACCGGGTGCCTGGCTGTCGTGAAAAGGTCAACCAATTCGACGGATACCGTCACGGCCGGGACGGTCCCTCTTCTTTTGATTTGACAACGAATTACTTGGCGGGCGACACGTGCAAGGAACGGGATAAGATTGTGGCATAGAAACAGCATGCTGTATGTACTTCAGACACCGACCAGTCGCGTTGCTTGAAATTACGGGTGCAAATGGATGGGACCAGAGAGGATAACATATTTTCTATATTCTAATTCTATTTTTATCATTGGATTCGGATTTGAGCAGATATTATGTGGTTGTGAATATGGATATGACTATTTTAAAATGTCGGAAATGGTGCGGAGTCGGAGTAGAAGCATGGTAAAAGCGGATTTCAAAGTTCGGATAATACATATTATACATCTACTTTTTATAGTGGCCAATAATTGATAAATTAATGTTTAATAATTGGCATCGTAACTTGAATATAGTTATAATAAATAACTAAGTAGGTAAATAATAAATAGCATTATGTCACAGTGTCAGTGTGTGATGGGTTGATCGCTAATTGATTTATGTTGGCTTGTTGCCTCTTGGGCTATGGTGGCGATTGATTTCTACCGTGTATAGCGTTCCATTTCCTGTTCTATTTTAATAATAAATAGCATTACGTCACAGTGTCAGTGTCAGACACCGACGAGTTGCGTTGCTTGAAATTACTGGTGCAAATGGATCGGGCCAGAGCAGATAACATCTTTTGTATATTCTAATTCTATTTTTATCATTGGATTCGGATCTGAGCATATATTATGCGGTTGTGGTCTTGTGGATATGGATATTTTAGAATGTCGGAAATGGTGTGGAGTCGGAGCGAAAGCATAGTAGAAGCGGAATTCAAAGTTCGGATAATACATATTATACATCTACTTTTTATAGTGGCCAATAATTAATAAATTAAAGTTTAATAATTGACAGCGTAACTTGAATATAGTTATAATAAATACTCCCTCCATTTCGCTTTAGTTGTCGCTCGATAGTGCAAAATttaactatccagcgacaactaaaaagaaacggagggagtaactAAGTAGGTAAATAATAAATAGCATTATGTCACAGTGTCAGTGTGTGATCGGCTGATCGCTAATTGATTTATGTTGGCTTGTTGCCTCTTGGGCTGGGGGTGGCGATTGATTTCTACCGTGTATAGCATTCCATTTTCTGTTCTACCGTATAGAAATTTCAATTTTATATGGGTAATAATCAATCATTGTTGACTGACTCTATGTCTCTTTGTATTTGACAAACTAATCGGATATTATCCTATTTTAAGCATCGGATAATCTGCGTTCAAATATCGGATATCCCATATCCGCTGAATTTTGGTGATACCATATCCTACTCCACGTCCCCACGAAAATCGAATTCGGATTATCCACGTCCACATGGATATAATAACTCCTCCACCATATATGTATAATTAGGATTCGAATTTGATCAGATTTGATAATTATCCTCACCACTTTCACCCCTACTTGAAATAAGAATACAAAGCTAGATCGATTTatgagactgaaagggaaatgtgcccttgggccatttctaagtattttggtgattgagtgccaacacaagtgcttaaatgtgaattcatgcttatggatggacaaagtgcaaaacaagagcaaaggtatgtttctaagtcttagtacattggttttgtgtactaatatacttgtctaagtattagaaacagaaaaaagaagaaaagagaagagttggctgtgtacagtcaaaaggctgtttcggtctggggcaccggactgtccggtggtgcaccggacagtgtccggtgcgccaggctgcctcggcgcgaagtggccgctctcgggaattcgccgacggcgtacggctaaaattcactggactgtccggtgtgcaccggactgtccggtgagccaacggtcagccggaccaacggtcggccgcggaatccgctcgcgacacgtggccgagccaacagtcagaagggggcaccggactgtccggtgtgcaccggacatgtccggtgcgccaacggctctctggcgcccaacggtcggcagcgccagttaaggaaggaaatcgggcaccggacagtgtccggtgtgcaccggactgtccggtgcacccgacgacagaaggcaagaaaggcctttcagatttgctctcaacggctcctagctgccttggggctataaaagggacccctaggcgcatggaggaaaacatcaagcaaccttagagcattcttgatcatccacactcagtctttgcgcattcgtttgtcattctcagtgattcgagctccgttctagtgagaactttgagatagtcttttgagctcgattcttggccgtgtgtgtgcgcattttgctgtggatttgtgtgtgttgcttccctcccttactccgtatttctttgtgaatctcaagtgtaagggcgagagactccaagttgtggagattcctcgcaaacaggatattgaaaggaaaagcaaaacactgtggtattcaagttggtctttggactgcttgagaggggttgattgcaaccctcgtccgttgggacgccacaacgtggagtaggcaagcgttggtcttggccgaaccacgggataaaccactgtgtcaccactgtgtttgatctcttgtggt from Zea mays cultivar B73 chromosome 6, Zm-B73-REFERENCE-NAM-5.0, whole genome shotgun sequence harbors:
- the LOC111347728 gene encoding uncharacterized protein LOC111347728, whose translation is MAATADPRAKPPSAAPHHLAEPWAHQASPAAHRMPSPKAAAGGGCGARDRRRSSSSHRRAQAIGAKADATPYDGGIEALRAKLMGHLRDAADRLREPHRPSSRGTAALPPAPRPPPSKATTPASPPPPPPGTDCEPELRAPPAPPAPAAPPQPDAATRPWNLRERTPRRPAAARSWAASPSPPAPPPSSRKRRRRAPFSVPLAAEEIEEDIYALTGARPRRRPRKRPRAVQRHVDSLFPGLWLTEITADAYRVPDD
- the LOC100273726 gene encoding uncharacterized LOC100273726, whose protein sequence is MSTSSLKEPNVSQSKDVENGNDNSVKSCISKPVLNGNKCANKEQNVPSCCPGAVTNGNEAGNADVEYIDSENLVDLPDVDAALCTLVKRLDSKDWVMTCEALNNVRQLAMYHKERLQELLEPLVPLIVKSVKNPRSAVCKTALMTCADIFKVYGDLLVESIDPLLVQLFLKASQDKRFVCEAAEAALTSMTSWISPLLLLPRMQPYLKNRNPRVRAKASVCLSKSVPCLDVQGIREYGMDKLVQIAATQLSDQLPESREAARNLALELQVLYEKSQASTSDENEGEPSVSQDAESWEAFCQSKLSALSAQAILRVTSTTPKEGVASTSNATKEGVTAAPKEGLDVDC